The genomic region AAGATCGCAATTATTATTTTTAGCGAATTCAGTGATCCCTTTAAAAGCATGATTAAATTGAACAGCTTCTGTAACTGAGAGGTCTTTTAGGTAATCGCTTTCTTTTATTTTGCTGAAATGCATATGTGCGAGCTTCATAAAATATAATGCTTCCGGTACATTCTGACTGTTTCCCTGTACGGGGTCAATAAGGTTTAAAGGCAGGTCTAGCATATGAAGTAAGTAAATTTCTGCATCGAATTTTTTAGCAATTATAGCGGCTGTTTTCAAAGCATTTTCGGCTTCTTTTGAAAAATCTGTTGGGACAAGAATCTTTTGCATTTCGGGAAAAATTAGTATTTTTTGTTTCTATATTAAATTTACGAAGATTTTTGCCTAAATGCCTGGTTTTCTTTCTCGGGAATTATTATTATATTTGCAGCGTTGAAACTAAAAAAGTACAGCGAGGGGACATAAAGTCCCCTCTTTTTATAACCGGTATGAAGTTGAAGGAGAACGTAGAAAAGTTGCTACAGCAAGCATTTGAAGAGAATAATTCCTTATTTTTGATTGATCTTATGATAACATCAGATAATCAGATAAGAGTGATTATCGATGGCGATAAAGGAGTTTCTGTCGAAGATTGTATGTATGTAAGCCGTAAGGTAGAGCATAATTTAGACAGGGAAGAAGAGGATTTTTCTTTAGAAGTGACATCGGCCGGAGTATCTGAGCCGCTACAAATTCCCAGACAGTATAAAAAAAATATTGGAAGAAAGTTGCAGGTTAAAACTGAAAATGAAAAATTTGAAGGAAATTTAATCGATGCTACCGAGTCTGATATTAAACTTCAGTGGAAAGCACGTGAACCTAAACCTGTAGGAAAAGGAAAGGTGACGGTAGAGAAAGAAGCTGTATTAGCATATTCAGCAATTGTTGAAGCAAAAGTTATGATAACATTTTAATTGTTTTAGTATGGAAAATCTCGCCTTAATAGATTCATTTTCAGAGTTTAAGGATGATAAGTTGATAGATCGTGTTACCTTGATGGCGATCTTGGAAGATGTGTTTAGAAATGCTTTAAAAAAGAAGTATGGTGAGGATGATAACTTTGATATCATTGTAAACCCT from Zunongwangia profunda SM-A87 harbors:
- the rimP gene encoding ribosome assembly cofactor RimP; protein product: MKLKENVEKLLQQAFEENNSLFLIDLMITSDNQIRVIIDGDKGVSVEDCMYVSRKVEHNLDREEEDFSLEVTSAGVSEPLQIPRQYKKNIGRKLQVKTENEKFEGNLIDATESDIKLQWKAREPKPVGKGKVTVEKEAVLAYSAIVEAKVMITF